A window of the Deinococcus fonticola genome harbors these coding sequences:
- a CDS encoding methyltransferase family protein, giving the protein MNGASLMLLAYMLLYFVVAFVWRSVHLWRTTGVNPMVLPFDDSAHGYVGRAMRFVLLGVLGVVLLFTFTPHLLAWLGPIVPLIRTELRLLGWGLLLASLVWIAVAQGAMGASWRIGIDRNNRTELIQRGPFALSRNPIFLGMRVNLLGLFLVLPNAATLAVFIAGEVLMQVQVRLEEAHLGSLHGAQYDTYRQQVRRWL; this is encoded by the coding sequence ATGAACGGCGCTTCCCTCATGCTCCTGGCTTACATGCTGCTGTACTTCGTGGTGGCGTTCGTGTGGCGCAGCGTGCACCTGTGGCGCACCACGGGCGTGAACCCGATGGTGCTGCCCTTCGATGACTCGGCGCACGGGTACGTGGGGCGGGCCATGAGGTTCGTGCTGCTCGGCGTGCTGGGCGTGGTGCTGCTGTTTACCTTCACACCGCACCTGTTGGCCTGGCTGGGGCCAATCGTTCCCCTTATTCGCACTGAACTGCGTCTGCTGGGCTGGGGGCTGCTGCTGGCTTCACTGGTGTGGATCGCGGTGGCGCAGGGGGCAATGGGCGCGTCCTGGCGGATCGGCATTGACCGCAACAACAGAACCGAACTGATCCAGCGTGGCCCGTTTGCTCTGTCCCGCAATCCTATTTTTCTGGGCATGCGTGTGAACCTGCTGGGTCTGTTCCTGGTGCTGCCCAACGCCGCAACCCTGGCTGTATTCATTGCCGGGGAGGTCTTGATGCAGGTGCAGGTTCGGTTGGAAGAAGCGCACCTGGGAAGCCTGCACGGCGCACAGTACGACACTTACCGCCAGCAGGTGCGCCGCTGGCTTTAA
- a CDS encoding heavy metal translocating P-type ATPase encodes MREHPATLTYFVDGMDCASCVAKVQKMIDYLPGTAGVKTSFTKQTLTLELDEGQTPRATLEKNLRSLGYTPTLRQEISPSPVVTPATPAPSAPLTYFVEGMDCASCVAKVEKMVDHLPGTGGVKTSFTKQTLTLELDETQTPRTTLENNLRQLGYVPSLISGGVMPTHDQRDEEHDHAGHDHSGHGHAAQAGPADAHGPSHNDPADRGKPWYQTNQGKLVVTSGILLALAWLFSFIEPGLAKWGYIAATVLGVWPLAKKALVSARLGDPFSINMLVSLAAIGAVAIGQAAEGAVVVFFFAVGELLEGVAAGKARQGIQALAALAPKTALLVQNGATTEVPATSLQVGQTVQVNPGARVPADGTILSGRSSLDDSPVTGESVPVSKGEGDSVYAGSINTDGALTIRVDRGADDNTIARIIHMVEEAEGSKAPTARFIDRFSRWYTPGVVAVSALTALIPPLFLGQEWYPWLYKGIALLLIGCPCALVLSVPAAITSGISAGTRRGLLIKGGAALETIGSVKTIAFDKTGTLTAGKPRVTDVIGNREEVLRLAAAVESGSSHPLAKAILDEAKKSNITFPSATDARALQGKGVEASVEGRILSVSSPKYAAEHTTFSTEAQNTIARFESEGKTAVVLHDAAQVIGIVAIRDEPREDAKAALAQIRNLGVHPVMLTGDNQRTGKAIADGLGLDVQAELMPEDKLKLIDQFKAQGGVAMVGDGINDAPALARSDVGIAMGGGTDVALETADAALLKEKVQGVTELVQLSRDTMQNIKQNIAFALGLKAIFLVTTLLGYTNLWMAILADTGATAIVTANALRLLRWKGKNI; translated from the coding sequence ATGCGAGAACACCCCGCCACCCTGACCTACTTCGTAGACGGTATGGACTGCGCTTCCTGCGTTGCCAAGGTTCAGAAGATGATCGACTACCTGCCCGGCACCGCAGGCGTGAAAACCAGCTTTACCAAACAGACCCTCACCCTGGAACTGGACGAAGGACAGACCCCGAGGGCCACGCTGGAGAAAAACCTGCGTTCTCTGGGCTACACGCCCACGCTACGACAGGAAATCAGCCCTTCTCCTGTCGTGACGCCAGCAACACCTGCACCCTCAGCCCCGCTGACCTACTTCGTGGAAGGCATGGACTGCGCCTCCTGCGTGGCAAAAGTGGAGAAGATGGTCGATCACCTGCCCGGTACAGGCGGCGTGAAAACCAGTTTCACCAAACAAACCCTGACCCTGGAACTGGACGAAACACAAACGCCCCGCACCACACTGGAGAACAACCTCCGGCAACTCGGGTATGTCCCTTCCCTTATTTCTGGCGGCGTGATGCCCACGCACGACCAACGTGATGAGGAACACGACCACGCCGGACACGATCACTCGGGTCACGGTCATGCTGCCCAGGCTGGCCCTGCTGACGCGCATGGTCCCAGTCACAATGACCCGGCTGATCGGGGCAAACCCTGGTATCAGACGAACCAGGGAAAACTGGTGGTCACGTCCGGTATTCTGCTGGCCCTGGCCTGGCTGTTCAGTTTCATTGAGCCGGGACTGGCAAAATGGGGTTACATTGCCGCGACCGTGCTGGGCGTGTGGCCCCTGGCGAAAAAAGCCCTGGTGAGTGCGCGACTGGGCGATCCATTCAGCATCAACATGCTGGTCAGCCTCGCCGCGATTGGCGCAGTGGCGATTGGGCAGGCGGCAGAGGGCGCGGTGGTGGTGTTCTTCTTCGCGGTAGGCGAGTTGCTGGAAGGTGTGGCGGCAGGCAAGGCAAGACAGGGCATTCAAGCGCTCGCGGCCCTGGCTCCCAAAACTGCACTGTTGGTGCAGAACGGTGCGACCACAGAAGTCCCCGCCACCTCCTTGCAGGTGGGGCAGACCGTGCAGGTGAACCCCGGCGCTCGCGTTCCCGCTGACGGCACCATCCTCTCAGGCCGTTCCAGCCTGGATGACAGCCCCGTGACTGGGGAAAGCGTTCCCGTCAGCAAGGGCGAGGGGGACAGCGTGTACGCCGGGAGCATTAACACGGACGGCGCATTGACCATCCGCGTGGACAGAGGCGCGGACGACAACACCATTGCGCGGATCATTCACATGGTCGAGGAAGCCGAAGGCAGCAAGGCCCCCACCGCCCGCTTCATTGACCGCTTCAGCCGCTGGTACACGCCCGGCGTGGTCGCTGTTTCTGCCTTGACCGCTCTCATCCCGCCCCTCTTCCTGGGACAGGAATGGTATCCGTGGCTTTACAAGGGCATTGCACTGCTCCTGATCGGCTGCCCCTGCGCCCTGGTGCTGAGCGTCCCTGCGGCCATTACCAGCGGCATCAGTGCCGGAACGCGGCGCGGCCTGCTCATCAAGGGTGGCGCGGCGCTGGAAACCATCGGCAGCGTGAAAACCATTGCCTTTGACAAGACTGGGACGCTCACCGCCGGGAAGCCCCGCGTGACTGACGTGATCGGGAACCGCGAGGAAGTCCTGCGACTGGCGGCAGCGGTCGAGTCGGGCAGCAGTCACCCACTTGCGAAAGCCATTCTGGACGAAGCGAAAAAGAGCAACATCACTTTCCCCAGTGCCACCGATGCCCGCGCCCTGCAAGGCAAAGGGGTGGAGGCCAGCGTGGAAGGCCGCATCCTCTCCGTCAGTTCGCCCAAGTATGCTGCCGAACACACCACCTTCAGCACGGAGGCCCAGAACACCATCGCCCGCTTTGAAAGCGAAGGCAAAACGGCTGTGGTACTGCACGACGCCGCGCAGGTCATCGGGATCGTTGCCATCCGGGACGAACCGCGTGAAGACGCCAAAGCGGCCCTCGCTCAGATTCGCAACCTGGGCGTTCATCCGGTGATGCTGACCGGGGACAACCAGCGCACCGGGAAAGCCATTGCCGACGGACTGGGCCTTGACGTGCAAGCGGAACTGATGCCGGAAGACAAACTCAAACTCATTGACCAGTTCAAGGCGCAGGGCGGCGTGGCGATGGTGGGAGACGGCATCAACGACGCGCCCGCACTGGCCCGCTCGGATGTCGGCATTGCGATGGGTGGCGGCACGGACGTGGCCCTGGAAACCGCTGACGCCGCATTGCTGAAGGAAAAAGTGCAGGGCGTAACGGAACTGGTGCAACTCTCCCGCGACACCATGCAGAACATCAAGCAGAACATCGCTTTTGCGCTGGGATTGAAAGCCATTTTCCTGGTCACCACCTTGCTGGGGTACACCAATCTGTGGATGGCGATTCTGGCCGACACAGGCGCAACGGCGATTGTCACGGCAAATGCCTTACGCCTGCTGCGCTGGAAAGGAAAGAACATTTGA
- a CDS encoding DUF3105 domain-containing protein, which produces MKKFLLVALFLVSCNKTTDTLTGVKTFEYKGGEHEAGRIDYTESPPAGGKHNPGWQNCGVYTQEIYSEYAVHSLEHGAVWITYKPDLNPAEVKTLQAAVEGRTHALLSPRSEQNAPIVMTAWNAQLALEKADDPRVNLFIQKFEQGSTAPESGASCSGAYSETK; this is translated from the coding sequence ATGAAAAAATTCCTTCTGGTCGCACTTTTTCTCGTTTCCTGCAATAAGACCACCGATACCCTGACGGGCGTCAAGACCTTTGAATACAAGGGTGGTGAACACGAGGCGGGACGAATCGATTACACCGAATCCCCACCTGCGGGCGGCAAACACAATCCCGGCTGGCAGAACTGCGGCGTGTACACCCAGGAAATCTACTCGGAGTACGCCGTTCACAGCCTGGAACACGGCGCGGTGTGGATCACGTACAAGCCCGACCTGAACCCCGCTGAGGTGAAGACCCTTCAGGCTGCCGTGGAAGGCCGCACGCACGCCCTCCTGTCCCCCCGCAGTGAACAGAATGCCCCCATCGTCATGACCGCCTGGAACGCGCAACTGGCACTGGAGAAGGCTGATGATCCCAGGGTCAACCTGTTCATTCAGAAGTTCGAGCAGGGCAGCACCGCCCCGGAATCCGGCGCGTCGTGCAGCGGGGCGTACAGCGAGACCAAATGA
- a CDS encoding helix-turn-helix domain-containing protein, with product MLKLRAEGKSYRKIATELHLSKNTVMNIVKRNSEG from the coding sequence GTGCTGAAGTTACGAGCTGAGGGAAAGTCATATCGAAAGATTGCCACTGAACTTCACCTCAGTAAAAACACCGTTATGAACATCGTGAAACGGAATTCAGAAGGGTGA
- a CDS encoding antirestriction protein ArdA: MTTNTSSTAPAYTSPLLNHRDPDAPALWVGCLAAYNAGTLHGEWMQVSRDPTEMWEATLEILQASPEPHAEEWEIMDTDNLPPGISSLDRAAAYVAALEELDRAGAAGIVAAWVDWRGWDDLSAEHIQDAYLGQFDSVKDYAEQYAEDCGLLDGLPENLRSYFDFAAFARDLELSGDVYEGKGGHLFNGHA, encoded by the coding sequence ATGACGACCAACACCAGCAGCACCGCCCCCGCTTACACTTCCCCGCTTCTCAATCACCGCGACCCGGACGCGCCCGCGCTGTGGGTCGGCTGCCTGGCCGCTTACAACGCCGGAACCCTGCACGGCGAATGGATGCAGGTCAGCCGCGACCCCACCGAAATGTGGGAAGCCACCCTGGAAATTCTGCAAGCCAGCCCCGAACCCCACGCCGAAGAGTGGGAGATCATGGACACGGACAATCTGCCGCCAGGAATCAGCAGCCTTGACCGCGCCGCCGCGTATGTCGCCGCCCTGGAAGAACTAGACCGCGCAGGCGCCGCCGGCATCGTGGCCGCCTGGGTGGACTGGCGCGGCTGGGATGACTTGAGCGCCGAACACATCCAGGACGCCTATCTGGGCCAGTTTGACAGCGTCAAGGACTACGCCGAGCAGTACGCCGAGGACTGCGGCCTGCTGGACGGGCTGCCGGAGAATCTGCGCTCTTACTTCGACTTTGCAGCCTTCGCCCGTGACCTGGAACTGAGCGGCGACGTGTACGAAGGCAAAGGCGGCCACCTGTTCAACGGCCACGCCTGA
- a CDS encoding glutaredoxin family protein, producing MKNLEVTLYTVPDCADCEAIKRLLKRENVPFTEKNVRGDPEALAEMQLRADGVRIAPVTLIGQQAFYGRFDEQRPQILAALEQP from the coding sequence ATGAAGAATCTGGAAGTCACCCTCTACACTGTTCCTGACTGCGCCGACTGCGAGGCCATCAAACGCTTGCTGAAGCGCGAGAACGTGCCGTTCACCGAGAAGAACGTGCGCGGCGATCCTGAAGCCCTGGCGGAAATGCAACTCAGAGCGGACGGCGTGCGCATCGCCCCCGTCACCCTGATCGGTCAGCAGGCGTTCTACGGGCGTTTCGATGAGCAGCGGCCACAAATCCTTGCCGCACTGGAGCAACCATGA